In the Eremothecium cymbalariae DBVPG#7215 chromosome 7, complete sequence genome, one interval contains:
- the SFC1 gene encoding Sfc1p (similar to Ashbya gossypii AGL311C) — MSSKKNSSTHPAVNLVAGGTAGLFEALCCHPLDTIKVRMQIYRRTTHEGQSSPGFLRTGSSIYKQEGFLSLYKGLGAVVIGIIPKMAIRFSSYGFYRSVLADPNTGVVSTGNTFIAGVGAGITEAVMVVNPMEVVKIRLQAQHLNPSTGADGKEVVKYRNALQAAYVIVKEEGIGALYRGVSLTAARQATNQGANFTVYSKLREFLQSYHGSETLPSWETSLIGLVSGAIGPFSNAPLDTIKTRLQKDKSTKNLSNWVRITTIGRQLIHEEGFRALYKGITPRVMRVAPGQAVTFTVYEFVRKHLESLGVFPSSNKPQPKPLK, encoded by the coding sequence ATGTCGTCGAAGAAGAACAGTTCCACGCATCCAGCTGTGAATTTGGTTGCAGGTGGTACAGCAGGATTGTTTGAGGCGCTATGTTGTCATCCGTTGGATACGATTAAAGTGCGTATGCAGATTTATCGGCGGACCACGCATGAGGGCCAGAGCAGTCCTGGGTTCCTGAGGACAGGGTCGAGCATCTACAAGCAGGAAGGGTTTCTGAGTCTTTACAAGGGTTTGGGGGCGGTGGTGATTGGGATTATTCCGAAGATGGCGATCCGGTTTTCGTCGTATGGGTTTTACAGGAGTGTTTTGGCGGATCCCAATACGGGGGTTGTGTCCACGGGGAACACGTTTATTGCGGGTGTTGGAGCAGGTATCACGGAGGCGGTGATGGTGGTGAATCCTATGGAAGTGGTGAAGATCCGTTTGCAAGCACAGCATCTCAATCCGTCGACAGGGGCAGATGGTAAGGAGGTTGTCAAGTACAGGAATGCTTTGCAGGCTGCATATGTAATTGTCAAGGAAGAGGGGATAGGGGCTTTATACAGGGGAGTATCCTTAACTGCGGCTAGACAGGCCACCAACCAAGGTGCGAACTTTACGGTTTATTCTAAGTTGAGGGAGTTCTTGCAGAGCTACCATGGGTCTGAAACACTCCCCTCCTGGGAAACGTCGTTAATTGGATTGGTATCTGGAGCCATCGGCCCTTTTTCCAATGCTCCTCTTGATACAATTAAAACCAGGTTGCAAAAGGATAAGTCGACCAAAAACCTGTCCAATTGGGTGCGTATTACAACTATTGGCAGACAATTGATCCATGAAGAAGGTTTCAGGGCTTTATATAAGGGAATCACACCGAGAGTAATGCGGGTGGCTCCTGGCCAGGCTGTCACATTTACTGTCTATGAGTTTGTGCGTAAACACCTCGAAAGCCTTGGTGTCTTCCCCTCCTCAAACAAGCCCCAGCCTAAACCATTGAAGTAg
- the RPL43B gene encoding 60S ribosomal eL43 domain-containing protein (similar to Ashbya gossypii AGL310C) — protein sequence MQWNGCGRGQPYAKRTKKVGITGKYGVRYGSSLRRQVKKLEVQQHARYDCSFCGKKSVKRGAAGIWNCSSCKKTVAGGAYTVSTAAAATVRSTIRRLREMAEA from the exons ATGCAATGGAACGGGTGTGGGCGGGGGCAACCGTAT GCtaaaagaacaaagaagGTTGGTATTACCGGTAAGTACGGTGTCCGTTATGGTTCCTCCTTGAGAAGACAAGTCAAGAAGTTGGAGGTTCAACAACATGCTAGATACGACTGTTCTTTCTGCGGTAAAAAGTCCGTCAAGAGAGGTGCCGCTGGTATCTGGAACTGTTCCTCGTGCAAGAAGACTGTTGCTGGCGGTGCTTACACTGTCTCAACCGCTGCCGCCGCCACGGTCAGATCCACCATCAGAAGATTGAGGGAAATGGCTGAGGCTTAA
- a CDS encoding aldo-keto reductase superfamily protein (similar to Ashbya gossypii ABL209C): MVPKTYTLTNGCLMPSLGLGCYSIPKNTTAQVVHQALKCGYRHFDTAVFYGNETEVGEGIAAWLAEDPSSNRRQDVFYVTKLWNSQNGYTEAKTAIQQCLQKVAPLGYIDLLLIHSPACGSAKRLATYEAMQESVDAGIVKSIGVSNYERHHLQELYAMPNLKHNPVVNQIEVTPWLPRNDLVDYCKSIGLAIQAYSPLGCGDRVNDPYIASLATQKNCTPAQILIAWSLAKGYAPLPKTQNIQRLQSNLDSYNVSLTAEELTNIEKAYAP; the protein is encoded by the coding sequence ATGGTTCCAAAAACGTACACGCTCACAAACGGTTGTTTGATGCCCTCGCTTGGGCTAGGATGCTACAGCATTCCTAAAAACACCACTGCCCAAGTGGTCCACCAAGCCCTAAAATGCGGTTACCGCCACTTCGACACTGCTGTCTTCTATGGCAACGAAACAGAAGTCGGAGAGGGGATTGCGGCTTGGTTAGCCGAAGACCCCTCCAGCAACAGACGGCAAGACGTCTTCTATGTCACTAAATTGTGGAACTCTCAAAATGGATATACAGAAGCAAAAACGGCGATTCAGCAGTGCTTGCAAAAAGTCGCACCACTCGGCTACATCGACCTTCTACTCATCCACTCCCCCGCATGCGGCTCTGCCAAACGTCTAGCGACCTACGAGGCAATGCAGGAATCCGTAGACGCAGGCATCGTAAAATCCATTGGTGTTTCCAACTACGAACGGCACCATCTCCAAGAACTATACGCAATGCCCAACCTCAAACACAACCCAGTGGTCAACCAAATCGAAGTCACCCCATGGCTACCAAGAAACGACCTCGTCGACTATTGTAAATCTATTGGCTTGGCAATCCAAGCTTATTCTCCCTTAGGCTGCGGAGACAGAGTCAACGATCCCTACATTGCGTCACTTGCGACCCAGAAAAACTGCACCCCTGCCCAGATCCTAATCGCATGGTCCCTCGCAAAGGGCTACGCCCCACTTCCAAAGACTCAGAACATACAGAGGCTTCAGAGCAATCTCGACAGCTACAATGTCTCTCTTACAGCAGAAGAATTGACCAATATAGAAAAGGCGTACGCACCGTAG
- the YUH1 gene encoding ubiquitin-specific protease YUH1 (similar to Ashbya gossypii AGL314C), whose translation MYEKIKAVIPLESSPEIFTNFAHELGLKRQMAFDDIYSLTEPDLMAFLPRPMKSIILLFPVNEFFDATKKKEGENDDEPIDSPDGPVIWFKQIISNACGLYALLHSLANNPDCLTEGSVLKEFLSLNKREDGKYNDEPTADFMLSISELYHKNSKQGQTEAPLPEATVDLHFITFIAHGGKIFELDGSRNSAHCLGPARGEDLLDEDLVKGRVQWYMDHADEKMKHQFSLMGMGPSWD comes from the coding sequence ATGTACGAGAAAATTAAGGCGGTGATTCCGTTGGAATCAAGTCCAGAAATCTTTACCAACTTTGCACATGAGTTGGGTTTAAAACGTCAGATGGCATTTGATGACATTTATTCGTTGACTGAGCCAGATTTAATGGCGTTTCTGCCAAGACCTATGAAGTCTatcatattattatttccaGTTAACGAATTTTTTGATGCGACTAAGAAGAAAGAGGGTGAAAATGACGATGAACCTATTGACTCTCCAGATGGTCCTGTGATATGGtttaaacaaattataAGCAATGCTTGTGGTTTATATGCATTGCTACATTCGCTAGCAAACAATCCAGATTGCTTGACGGAAGGGTCGGTACTAAAGGAATTTTTGTCATTGAATAAGAGGGAAGATGGTAAATATAACGATGAACCAACGGCCGATTTTATGCTATCGATTAGTGAGTTGTACCATAAGAATTCCAAACAGGGCCAGACTGAGGCTCCGTTGCCAGAGGCTACTGTTGACCTACATTTTATCACGTTCATAGCGCATGGTGgcaaaatatttgaactCGATGGCAGTAGGAATTCGGCCCACTGTTTAGGGCCTGCTCGTGGCGAAGACCTCTTGGATGAGGACTTGGTAAAAGGTCGTGTTCAATGGTACATGGATCATGCGGATGAAAAAATGAAGCACCAATTCTCCTTAATGGGCATGGGTCCTTCCTGGGATTAA
- the THP3 gene encoding Thp3p (similar to Ashbya gossypii AGL315W) yields MNNYNQVTPLKLGSGSKAQANNDASMSSGIKSQFQDSGSSSVSGKNSIDTVQFDALKSCGSGYIGFQSGRHNSSFVLQQQHNGGTLSSHTIPQSTIAGNAVKVPDNLCIPDYSLFFSPKDAYANKPPGLINWIDRQYARATQEKFNEVKMKMFISQANKLISKAYATNKEWKNDWFQQPHVPVFSRGGLTPPMQLQCEMNETAYNNKRKLVITETVLDSPSPAQSVAVGKNLNSSNKAGFTQQPHLPRSGLHDKKSLTEQDRKRRRLERFAASGSASKKNTVADDDDFSNLNATSNHFYKFDKNNPVVGRCNTLEKRYLRLTSEPDPNNVRPLHILERAFQFIMEKRQKQASYAYLCDQFKSIRQDLKVQLIENDFTLKVYQTHAKLALENGDLGEYNQCQGSISELFEQKHIENKHFAEFMSYRILYHLLTEDHASINEIRLKLLVEYNDLCNDPMIELSLNMAQAQSQGDYHSFMKLYGKTEGPMKSLINEFIKRERLKALKTMCCAYNQLRLSFLVSELSLKDEDETFQFLTDFDLFDFVVLPEGDADTMYLNFKECRSTILSRYNKPVKVDIKGQK; encoded by the coding sequence ATGAATAATTACAACCAAGTCACGCCCCTGAAGTTGGGTAGTGGGTCTAAGGCGCAAGCGAACAACGATGCATCTATGTCTTCTGGTATAAAAAGCCAGTTTCAGGATAGTGGTTCGTCTTCTGTAAGCGGTAAAAATTCAATAGATACTGTTCAGTTTGATGCGTTGAAGTCTTGCGGCAGTGGATACATTGGATTTCAAAGTGGTCGTCATAACAGTAGTTTTGTactgcagcagcaacataATGGAGGCACTCTCAGCAGCCACACTATACCTCAATCAACCATTGCTGGGAATGCTGTAAAAGTTCCTGACAATTTATGTATACCTGATTATTctctcttcttttctccAAAAGATGCGTATGCTAATAAACCCCCTGGGTTGATTAACTGGATTGATAGACAATACGCCAGGGCTACACAGGAGAAGTTTAATGAGgtaaagatgaagatgtttaTTAGTCAAGCAAATAAACTAATTTCCAAGGCGTATGCCACTAACAAAGAATGGAAGAATGACTGGTTCCAGCAGCCTCACGTGCCTGTATTTAGTAGAGGTGGTCTGACACCTCCAATGCAATTACAATGCGAAATGAACGAAACTGCATACAATAATAAGCGAAAGCTTGTCATTACAGAAACTGTACTAGATTCACCATCTCCTGCTCAATCCGTTGCAGTGGGTAAAAACTTGAATAGTAGTAACAAAGCTGGCTTTACTCAGCAGCCACATTTACCTCGATCTGGACTGCACGACAAGAAATCCCTAACAGAACAAGATAGAAAGAGACGAAGACTAGAGCGGTTTGCTGCTAGTGGATCGGCATCGAAGAAAAACACAGttgctgatgatgacgatttCTCTAACTTAAATGCCACAAGTAATCATTTCTACAAGTTTGACAAGAATAATCCTGTGGTAGGGCGTTGTAACACGTTGGAAAAAAGGTACCTACGATTAACAAGTGAACCTGATCCCAACAATGTTCGTCCGCTACATATTTTGGAAAGAGCTTTTCAATTTATAATGGAGAAGCGTCAGAAGCAAGCATCATATGCTTACCTTTGTGACCAGTTTAAATCCATCAGACAGGATTTGAAGGTCCAGCTTATAGAGAATGATTTTACTTTAAAGGTATACCAGACGCATGCGAAACTTGCATTAGAAAATGGGGATTTGGGTGAATATAACCAATGTCAGGGTAGTATCAGTGAACTATTTGAACAGAAACACATAGAAAATAAGCATTTTGCTGAATTTATGAGTTATCGTATTTTATATCACTTGTTGACTGAGGATCATGCTTCAATTAATGAGATCCGGTTAAAATTATTGGTTGAGTATAATGATTTGTGTAATGACCCAATGATTGAGTTATCTCTAAATATGGCACAAGCTCAATCTCAGGGAGATTATCATTCTTTTATGAAGCTATATGGTAAGACAGAGGGTCCaatgaaaagtttaataaatgaatttaTCAAGCGGGAAAGGCTAAAAGCCTTGAAAACGATGTGTTGTGCCTACAATCAATTACGGTTGTCTTTTTTAGTTTCAGAATTAAGTCTcaaggatgaagatgaaacCTTCCAGTTTTTGACTGATTTCGATTTATTCGATTTTGTGGTCTTACCTGAGGGTGATGCGGACACTATGTATTTGAATTTTAAAGAATGTCGATCTACTATTTTAAGTCGCTATAATAAGCCAGTAAAGGTTGATATTAAGGGACAGAAGTGA
- the FIP1 gene encoding cleavage polyadenylation factor subunit FIP1 (similar to Ashbya gossypii AGL307W): MVSSEDEDDKFLYGSDEEPGNAVQNKRKRNVQAALRTGEPDTKRVKIPAEQPAADILVERANSKERKQEEGNPGEGGPLPTQETQEAQADQDEADQDEDEDLEDEVSDYSESESEQSESVSDSDSDVEIIIGTGTDSSKLDSKNLATPSTAATITSASESTIEPVSERSVTTTATVAAVVNDTSAAVGKAVGALDLNAVGEYEGQPITDVDPEVLKEKPWRQPGANISDYFNYGFTEDTWMEYLHKQEKLRKEYNPRKILMGLLSLQQQGKLTDGTSSGDGAMSGNGGNCNVGGVSSHGDMKSPNKNNTSVNPMPPPPAFPMGIPPMFGGFPPFPFPGMMPPHLNPASNTNGGGQSAGNKNGNSSNNNGNNNNINNNNNGGNNNNAATTTNNLSSTSNNNNGK, encoded by the coding sequence ATGGTGTCAAGCGAGGACGAAGACGACAAGTTTCTCTATGGATCTGATGAGGAACCTGGAAATGCTGTGCAGAACAAACGTAAGCGGAATGTGCAAGCTGCTCTTCGTACTGGAGAACCGGATACCAAGAGGGTGAAGATACCTGCAGAGCAGCCTGCGGCAGATATATTGGTTGAACGGGCAAACAGCAAGGAGAGGAAGCAGGAAGAGGGCAATCCAGGTGAGGGAGGACCACTGCCAACACAGGAAACACAAGAAGCACAGGCAGACCAGGATGAGGCAGACCAGGATGAGGACGAAGACTTGGAAGACGAGGTTTCCGATTACTCGGAGTCGGAATCAGAACAATCAGAATCAGTTTCTGATTCCGACTCCGATGTGGAAATAATCATTGGAACAGGCACAGACTCATCTAAACTCGATTCGAAGAACTTGGCTACACCTTCAACAGCAGCTACGATCACATCGGCTTCTGAATCGACAATAGAACCTGTTTCTGAGCGATCTGTAACAACAACTGCAACTGTCGCAGCTGTGGTCAATGATACCTCAGCGGCTGTAGGGAAAGCTGTTGGAGCGTTAGATCTTAACGCTGTAGGTGAATATGAAGGCCAGCCTATTACCGATGTTGATCCTGAAGTGTTGAAGGAGAAACCATGGAGACAGCCCGGGGCTAATATTTCAGATTATTTCAACTATGGCTTTACCGAGGATACTTGGATGGAATATTTGCACAAACAGGAGAAGCTACGTAAGGAATATAACCCACGTAAGATTCTTATGGGTCTTCTTTcgttgcagcagcaaggtAAATTGACGGATGGCACGAGCAGTGGAGATGGAGCCATGAGCGGCAATGGAGGTAATTGTAACGTGGGCGGTGTCTCTTCCCATGGTGATATGAAGTCACCTAATAAGAACAACACAAGTGTCAATCCGATGCCGCCGCCGCCTGCATTTCCTATGGGGATCCCACCAATGTTTGGCGGGTTTCCCCCCTTCCCATTCCCTGGTATGATGCCGCCTCACCTAAATCCTGCTAGTAATACTAATGGTGGTGGCCAGAGCGCAGGCAACAAAAATggcaacagcagcaataATAACGgtaataacaacaacatcaacaacaacaataatggtggcaataataataacgCCGCTACAACGACCAACAACCTTTCTTCGACCagtaataacaacaatggTAAATAG
- the IME1 gene encoding transcription factor IME1 (similar to Ashbya gossypii AGL308W) — protein MDSYLQIDEDPEDVRTPDEDVLNFDLDLSSHRQMLIHTQPIYLINTSKLQTPQQHVVQQPELNSTYLGTRQSSIFSSNGNIHGLLNDEDVFPENSFHAVGSTLTPDCLHQPPFSCLEKPRAAAAAPPPPAVNVVPPRAVAREELDYNCHPFAIADDELLLQLSAPVNLGQLQHQQQHQQQQQQQQQQLPLQDQIHRSLGPSLDLNKFVQAVHTYHDDANWDSPEQYEFVHTLTSKLSRYCGYFVADSKEMEYFDKIRLQEIEYRLSKTYFT, from the coding sequence ATGGATTCGTATCTCCAGATCGACGAAGATCCGGAAGACGTACGGACTCCAGATGAGGATGTTTTGAATTTCGATCTTGATCTGTCGTCGCACCGCCAAATGCTAATTCATACGCAACCTATATATTTGATCAATACTTCGAAGTTGCAGACTCCGCAGCAGCATGTGGTACAACAGCCGGAGTTGAACAGCACATATTTGGGGACTAGACAGTCGTCTATTTTTTCTTCGAATGGCAATATCCACGGGCTGCTGAACGACGAGGACGTGTTTCCTGAGAATTCCTTCCATGCTGTGGGTTCCACGCTTACGCCAGATTGTCTCCACCAGCCTCCGTTTAGCTGTTTGGAGAAGCCACGCGCGGCGGCAGCTgcgccgccgccgccggCTGTGAATGTGGTGCCTCCCCGTGCGGTAGCTAGGGAGGAGCTAGATTACAACTGTCATCCGTTTGCGATTGCGGATGATGAGTTGTTGCTGCAGTTATCCGCGCCTGTCAATCTGGGCCAACTgcagcatcagcagcagcatcagcagcagcaacagcagcagcaacagcagttgCCTCTTCAAGATCAGATCCATAGGTCGCTGGGCCCATCGCTGGACCTGAACAAGTTCGTCCAGGCCGTTCACACTTACCATGACGACGCGAACTGGGATTCTCCGGAACAATACGAGTTTGTTCACACATTGACATCCAAACTTTCACGGTACTGCGGCTACTTTGTTGCCGATTCCAAGGAAATGGAGTATTTCGATAAGATCAGGTTACAAGAGATAGAATACCGGTTATCGAAGACATACTTCACATGA
- a CDS encoding uncharacterized protein (similar to Ashbya gossypii AGL312W) yields MEHDLPASVNIVRRPNNHKLGYPSFRRPSLYVREKFLGRTNAWAACKDSLLNFKKPQFSSAANDERDWREENKKNTSADVNQGFARQDDEINSSQFPKLDLSRITALRITREDKLLFSKHFDFYNDTNLSRAFLQNDARLMDLVYLNDAVFNNDKILGLKVDQWLQKQVKRLEDMYRLGNNLKGHLTIVNGVIEPNGSKPKTQKPLLIQTNLKQVAHKKNTEKQQATSPLENQSSGSDKDFPLEGSVPLKKRRTGYRFRRSKTQGSWFGVFIKDSFSRRRKKPRNGAVHYSSPNISEETNTDESLQTNRLDSEGRSRKVSFEATSGTSRTQSWLGGFIKGPFYIRRKMSRVGNNKKRYFHPPKSTGALEEKVEESWDPLQNASSPELQRNSYITVIGLENLEQTLEAETETEPVKIEEITLKSGDERKLQDALASPCQPEVLRLPVIDLEFSHHSFLHEIEEELDLYTDSQEPFLESTISTTTSRTADSGPGMVRTFSGANHHKYLRSNYSMESLGVESSNTNIGRSETGGIGRYRRKPKGKVRRTKSRELLRRVLARNVGKFKPLDPEEQTSNTTSNDKPHFQRHSTPLRQAQPKNTQFMEGFNNKTEYRPLSMFGQLLDNLYKYYK; encoded by the coding sequence ATGGAACACGACTTGCCAGCGTCTGTGAACATAGTTAGGCGTCCCAATAATCACAAGTTGGGTTATCCTTCTTTTAGAAGGCCTAGTCTATATGTACgtgaaaagtttttgggCCGCACTAATGCATGGGCTGCATGTAAGGATTCGCTTCTAAATTTCAAGAAACCACAGTTCTCATCAGCTGCTAATGATGAGAGGGACTGGAGAGAAGAAAATAAGAAGAATACCTCTGCTGACGTAAATCAAGGTTTTGCCAGgcaagatgatgaaatcaATTCATCGCAATTTCCGAAACTGGATTTATCGAGGATTACAGCGTTAAGAATTACCAGAGAAGATAAGCTTTTGTTTAGCAAGCACTTCGACTTTTACAATGACACCAACCTCAGTCGTGCCTTTCTACAGAATGATGCACGGTTGATGGATTTGGTATATTTAAATGATGCTGTCTTCAACAACGACAAAATTTTAGGACTCAAAGTAGACCAATGGTTGCAGAAACAGGTAAAGCGGTTAGAGGATATGTACAGGCTCGGGAATAATCTCAAAGGGCATCTCACTATCGTTAACGGTGTAATCGAGCCAAATGGATCGAAGCCAAAGACCCAAAAACCTCTATTGATACAGACTAATTTGAAACAAGTGGCGCACAAGAAAAATACAGAGAAGCAGCAAGCGACTTCACCTCTTGAAAATCAATCTAGTGGATCAGATAAGGACTTTCCGCTGGAAGGATCTGTCCCtctaaagaaaagaaggacAGGTTATAGATTTCGTCGTAGCAAAACCCAAGGGTCATGGTTTGGAGTATTCATAAAAGATTCGTTTTCCaggagaagaaagaagCCCAGAAACGGTGCGGTGCATTATTCATCGCCAAATATTAgtgaagaaacaaatacaGATGAATCATTGCAAACCAATCGTCTGGATTCTGAAGGCCGTTCTAGGAAAGTGAGCTTTGAAGCCACCAGCGGAACTTCAAGGACTCAATCTTGGCTTGGCGGTTTTATCAAAGGGCCTTTCTACATCAGGAGAAAGATGTCAAGAGTTGGgaacaataaaaaacgCTATTTCCACCCTCCAAAGAGCACGGGAGCTCTCGAAGAAAAGGTAGAGGAAAGTTGGGATCCACTGCAGAATGCCAGTTCACCAGAACTACAAAGGAATTCTTATATCACTGTCATTGGATTAGAAAACTTGGAACAGACTTTGGAAGCGGAAACAGAAACAGAGCCTGTGAAAATAGAGGAAATTACCTTAAAATCCGGCGACGAAAGGAAACTACAAGATGCTCTGGCTAGTCCTTGTCAACCAGAAGTTCTTCGTCTACCTGTTATCGACTTGGAATTTAGTCACCACAGTTTCCTGCATGAAATCGAAGAAGAACTAGACCTCTATACGGACTCACAGGAACCCTTCCTCGAAAGCACCATCAGCACGACTACATCGAGAACTGCAGATAGCGGTCCAGGTATGGTGAGGACATTTAGTGGGGCAAACCATCATAAGTATTTGAGATCAAATTATAGTATGGAATCATTAGGAGTTGAGAGCAGTAACACCAACATTGGTCGTTCCGAAACTGGTGGAATTGGAAGATATCGCCGTAAGCCCAAGGGCAAGGTGAGAAGAACGAAAAGTCGTGAGTTGTTGAGACGTGTATTAGCACGTAATGTAGGCAAGTTCAAACCACTGGATCCCGAAGAACAGACATCTAATACTACCAGCAACGATAAACCGCACTTCCAAAGGCACTCAACACCCTTGAGACAAGCACAGCCAAAAAATACGCAGTTTATGGAAGGATTCAACAATAAAACTGAGTATAGACCATTATCAATGTTTGGACAGCTGCTGGATAATCTGTACAAGTATTATAAATGA
- a CDS encoding uncharacterized protein (similar to Ashbya gossypii AGL313C) — protein sequence MFETSTIGMFNPFHTFGMGHKNRKRISISKPMVLGTFPVVSTTRRRESGHVATEPLAAASASAAASAAAVGRKKVYYDVVQDYLPNSDEEEEIEVQRGFVGQSSGYLNIHQGDIVQLINKGHNNLLYVKLVNRLGEGFVPSRCLRINEQLSGDAGSLRSDAAASGGYPGAKLPPLPIGLPPPTPHRVNPGNRQIVGSIDGEGGSWCSTMLDDSTLNSDGSNKDTAHDDNDTNNTNNTNNTNKGSQLQSGVSCYVDYCSVKDNRVWYKIECELSTGHHRTLCRYYQDFYWLHLELIDRLRRVNSNADISILPRLPAPSKNVTKEGVAATRVEGFNKYLKSLFQSEHIPELVKVTVIVDQWLAPRSGDLVRTPQGYLYRVRDVGSSDARAPAAAGTANSETAGITLEHPEQAWEVIPEKESPGIIPQPPNMAETTWFPQSNPYPTIATSRSMSAIIRSGVSPKSTKTIEMVNSAPSTPQFFASSSFQSSALPSMLVSTLVKPPSSVGSSVNSSPTVVPSAPVAPLQSLDDRLPQPKNNHLSLPQPLPTASDSSKFVPIKMKVHYKDDIYAVRCTWDLICSYESLLHMILPRLRKDLEVDVGKLQLCRRLTTDDKHNKHSKKSSSSPLSTSSSCKETILSPKNYKELMADLRVLAASSNRTPTVANATGIASNKATDSAEQNQTSVGQGRLNIFVRIKAE from the coding sequence ATGTTCGAGACGTCTACAATTGGGATGTTTAATCCGTTTCATACGTTTGGTATGGGCCATAAGAATCGGAAGAGGATTAGTATATCTAAGCCTATGGTTCTGGGAACGTTCCCGGTGGTCTCTACTACGAGGAGGAGGGAGTCTGGGCATGTAGCGACGGAGCCGTTGGCAGCAGCGTCGGCGTCGGCGGCGGCGTCGGCGGCGGCAGTTGGTCGGAAAAAGGTTTATTACGATGTTGTGCAGGATTATTTGCCGAACAGtgatgaggaggaggagaTTGAGGTGCAGAGAGGGTTTGTCGGACAGTCGTCGGGGTATTTGAACATACACCAGGGGGACATTGTGCAGCTTATTAACAAAGGACATAATAATTTGCTCTATGTGAAGCTGGTTAACCGGCTCGGGGAGGGATTTGTTCCCAGCAGGTGTCTCAGGATCAATGAGCAGCTTTCTGGCGATGCAGGCAGTCTGCGGAGTGATGCGGCTGCTTCTGGGGGGTATCCTGGCGCTAAGCTACCGCCGTTGCCTATTGGCCTGCCGCCACCAACTCCACACCGGGTTAATCCTGGTAATCGGCAAATAGTGGGGAGTATTGACGGCGAAGGAGGTTCGTGGTGTTCTACTATGCTTGACGACAGTACGCTTAACAGTGACGGCAGTAATAAGGACACTGCTcatgatgataatgatactaataatactaataatactaataatactaataaGGGTTCTCAGCTGCAATCGGGGGTTTCATGTTACGTGGACTATTGCAGCGTTAAAGATAACCGTGTATGGTACAAGATTGAGTGTGAGTTGAGTACGGGGCATCACAGGACCCTGTGTCGTTACTACCAGGATTTTTATTGGCTCCATCTGGAGTTAATTGATCGGTTACGGCGGGTGAATTCGAATGCAGATATTTCTATTCTTCCAAGGCTCCCAGCACCGTCTAAGAATGTGACCAAGGAAGGTGTCGCTGCTACCAGGGTAGAGGGTTTTAACAAGTACCTGAAAAGTTTGTTTCAGTCGGAGCATATTCCGGAATTAGTCAAGGTTACCGTCATTGTGGATCAGTGGCTGGCTCCGCGATCTGGGGACCTTGTTAGAACCCCCCAAGGGTACTTGTATAGGGTTCGTGATGTCGGCTCATCTGACGCGCGCGCTCCTGCAGCGGCAGGGACGGCGAACTCGGAGACGGCGGGGATAACGCTTGAACACCCAGAACAAGCATGGGAGGTTATTCCTGAGAAGGAGTCTCCAGGGATAATTCCGCAGCCTCCAAACATGGCAGAGACAACGTGGTTTCCCCAATCCAACCCGTACCCTACTATTGCAACGTCTCGGTCAATGTCTGCCATTATTCGCAGCGGCGTTTCTCCTAAAAGCACCAAGACAATTGAAATGGTAAATTCTGCACCGTCTACCCCGCAATTTTTCGCAAGCTCGAGTTTCCAATCATCTGCTCTTCCCTCGATGCTTGTCTCCACGCTTGTCAAGCCGCCATCCTCAGTAGGCTCTTCGGTAAACTCCTCTCCCACGGTTGTGCCGTCCGCTCCAGTGGCCCCCTTACAATCACTGGATGATCGGCTCCCACAGCCGAAAAACAACCATTTGTCGTTACCACAGCCATTGCCCACTGCTTCTGATAGCAGTAAGTTTGTCCCGATAAAAATGAAGGTCCACTACAAGGATGACATCTATGCAGTGAGATGTACATGGGATCTGATATGCAGCTACGAATCCTTGTTACACATGATATTGCCAAGACTAAGAAAGGACCTGGAAGTGGATGTTGGTAAACTCCAGTTATGCAGGCGACTTACTACTGATGACAAGCATAACAAGCATAGcaaaaaatcatcatcatcaccgTTATCTACTTCCTCATCATGCAAGGAAACTATTCTAAGCCCTAAAAATTACAAGGAACTGATGGCTGACCTCAGAGTCCTAGCGGCGTCTAGTAACAGAACTCCAACGGTTGCGAATGCAACTGGCATTGCATCAAACAAAGCGACTGACTCTGCGGAACAGAACCAAACCTCTGTTGGACAGGGCAGgttgaatatatttgttaGGATCAAGgcagaataa